ATctgatcgggttcggatatccaaacTTATTCTATATAAAATCCGTtcggtattttgctacttcggttcggattcgagTTCAGGTTTTTCGAGTTTAAGGTTCGGGTATCGGATAAAATACCAAGCTCTAGATGTTACCATCGTCTTCTGTTAAAGGTAATCTAATACCGGCCGGTTACTCTTCTCTTATGTCGATTTATGTTTTCTCTTCGGTATTCTAGTAGTAAACCGCAATCaatttatttatgagttttCGGTTAACGTTTCATCAGTGAGTGGTTCATGGGTTTTTTGTCATAAAGGCCCAATAACTTCTTTGAGACCCCGTTTAAAACCACCAAATCTTAACGCTAcctaaccaaaaaccaaaacctTCCCACTTGCGGTCTGTAACAGCTGACTTGGACAAATACTTAACACGTGCCACATTCACATTGGCTAATAGAAAAAGCTCATACATCGCTTGAGGTGGGTTGGTGAAGGATTTTGATGGCTACCTTCTTCGTCTCCTCTCTcaccaacccccccccccccccccccccaaagtttataaaattttgaggaAGGCAGAGAGTGGGTTCAAAGATCTAAACTTTTTCTCCAATGGCGCAAGCTAGCAGAATCTGCCAGAACCAGAACCCATGTGTTATCTCCAATCTCTCCAAATCAAACCAACGCAAATCGCCCTTCTCTGTTTCTCTGAAGACGCACCAGATTTCTTCGTGGGGGTTGAAGAAGAGTAACAACGGGTCTGTGATTCGTCCGGTTCGGGTAACGGCGTCTGTTTCCACGGCTGAGAAATCTTCGGAGATTGTGCTTCAGCCCATTAGAGAAATCTCGGGTCTGATCAAGCTACCCGGATCCAAATCTCTGTCCAATCGAATCCTTCTTCTAGCAGCTCTATCCGAGGTCGGTttgcttctttctttctttgttagCTTAGTGTTGCGTTTTTTAACGGCGTGAGATTGAAGAAAGGTTCACACTTTGTTGTGGTGTTATAGGGAACCACTGTAGTTGACAACTTGTTGAACAGTGATGACATCAATTACATGCTTGATGCGTTGAAGAAATTGGGGCTTAATGTGGAACGTGACAGTGAGAATAACCGTGCGGTTGTTGAAGGATGTGGCGGGATATTCCCAGCTTCTTTAGATTCCAAGAGTGATATCGAGTTGTACCTTGGGAATGCTGGAACAGCCATGCGTCCACTTACCGCTGCAGTTACTGCTGCAGGTGGCAACGCAAGGTAAGGTTAAGGAGTGTGATTTTGTTAGTTAGTTTTGTGTTATGTCAAGAACCGATCTTGTCCTCATGCTTTTAGTTCGGTTTATTTTCCAGTTATATTCTTGATGGGGTGCCTAGAATGAGGGAAAGGCCTATAGGAGATTTGGTTGTTGGTCTTAAGCAGCTTGGTGCTGATGTTGAATGTACTCTTGGAACTAACTGCCCTCCTGTTCGCGTCAATGCTAATGGTGGCCTTCCCGGTGGAAAGGTGAGTTTGTAATCTCAGCATCTACTATGTGGAAAGTTGCAGGAATCTTTGTTCATCACACTGCGTTTGCTCGATATGATGGCTTTTGTATGGTTTCTTGATTGACATATTAGATATGATTTGCATTTTTCAGGTGAAGCTATCTGGTTCAATCAGTAGTCAATACTTGACTGCTCTGCTCATGGCAGCTCCTTTAGCTCTTGGAGACGTTGAGATTGAGATCGTTGATAAACTGATCTCTGTTCCGTATGTTGAAATGACATTGAAGTTGATGGAACGTTTTGGTGTTAGTGCCGAGCATAGTGACAGTTGGGATCGTTTCTTTGTCAAGGGCGGTCAGAAATACAAGTAAGCGTTGTTTCTGAAATCACTGAACTTATAATTAGATTGACAGAAGAGTGACTAACCAAATGGTAAAATTTGATTCAGGTCGCCTGGTAATGCTTACGTAGAAGGTGATGCTTCTAGTGCTAGTTATTTCTTGGCTGGTGCTGCCATTACTGGTGAAACCGTCACTGTTGAAGGTTGTGGAACAACCAGCCTGCAGGTAATACTAAGTTTATAATGAAATTTGCTttgttcaatttatttttttgtctttctaaGGCTTTGGCTAGTTGTGTGGAACATATGTTAGAATCTAAGttcatttttgttgttgtgatgAATCTCAAAGGGAGATGTGAAGTTCGCTGAGGTTTTTGAGAAAATGGGATGTAAAGTGTCATGGACAGAGAACAGTGTGACTGTGACTGGACCATCTAGAGATGCTTTTGGAATGAGACACTTGCGCGCTGTTGATGTCAACATGAACAAAATGCCTGATGTAGCCATGACTCTTGCCGTTGTTGCTCTCTTTGCAGATGGTCCAACCACCATTAGAGATGGTAAGTACTCCCTCTAACCATCTAATTGGGGTTTTTAAGATTCATAGTCACTTAGTTCTCCTCTCATCCAATCGTTTTATCATATATAGTGGCTAGCTGGAGAGTAAAGGAGACAGAAAGGATGATTGCCATTTGCACAGAGCTTAGGAAGGTAAAACAATTTTCTTTCTGTCCCGCTCTCACTCTCTTGGTTTTATGTGCTCAGTCTAGGTTAAGTTCTGCATAACTTTTGCGTGCAGCTTGGAGCTACAGTGGAAGAGGGTTCAGATTATTGTGTGATAACTCCACCAGCAAAGCTGAAACCGTCGGAGATTGACACATATGATGATCATAGAATGGCAATGGCATTCTCCCTTGCAGCTTGTGCTGATGTTCCAGTAACCATCAAAGATCCTGGTTGCACCAGGAAAACTTTCCCTGACTACTTCCAGGTCCTTGAAAGTATCACAAAGCACTAAACAGACCTTAAAGCCcatttgtcttttctttttgatcCAATTGAGATCAGTTTCCTCTGTTATCACTGTAAGATTACGAAAAACAAAGAGTATTAAGATTGTTTGCTTGTACCTTAAACTGTTTGATGCAATCTTTGAATCGGTTTTGGTCATAATAGACTGGGTGATTAGGGCTGCTCTAAATCACTGAACTGGGTTTTTTAAAGGTGGGTAAAGTAGACCACAACCTCAAAACTATGTGAAAATTAATCCGGCCTAGCTCAGACTGTTCCAGGCCTTTCTGAGCCCAACTGTGAACTGATTTGACTATGTAGTTTATCCCCAAGCTTGTAAGAATAGATTCTAATTCCCAACTTGGATAGGTTTTTACTCAGGAACAAAAAGGCTTTACTGTCTTACTCTTGTTTCTTGTATTTGTCTTGGAGTTTTAACTGCATATGAGTATAGGGACAAAAGAGTAGATCTAAGAGTAGATACATCTGAAGGAGGGACAAAGGCATGGGGACATGTTCTGCCAATTCATAAAGGGAAAGGGGTGGACATGTTCTTGTCTTATGTAATCAAGTTCTTCACATGGGGTCTTTGAGTGTCATTATAGCATTCATTCGCTtgcacctttttttttttttatcttttgccCCATTGcatttcttattaaaaaaataaaaataaacatcgtATGATTGATTACATAACCTTTTTTGGGTTtacacatttaaaaagttgGTTTTGGTAGAAGACTAAACAATGATTTACATCAACCCTGATTTGCTATACATAGGAAGTTTATGTTAGGCTCATTTATTGGTAATATATAGTAATTATTTAGAGCAAAGCTAACAAAATCGATGCCCCCAAAATCTCTCTCTCACGAAAATAGATGTGATGTGAGGCTTCCCTAAAATCTTGGAATATTATTTCACACCAATCAACTCCATTCAATAGCATGACAACAAATCTTTTCAAGAGTCAAAAACTTTTGCAGTTAAATTTGATTGTCAATcaattattttcaaaagaagtctctctctctctctctctctctctttcttcttctcctccttgaTTTGGATCTCTAAATCTTCAATCCCCCATGTTCAGATTTACAATTCACACTCTTTAATCACACCCTGTGACCAatcttattattaaataaaagattatattcGTGTTTAAGCTTCTTTAATTAAATCCTTCCAAGAAACCTGAAGACTCCAAGGAGCTGTCATAAAAACTAAagagacaagaagaagaagaataaaggTGTTCAAAGATGTCTCGTCTTGACGACATACCATCAAGCCCAGGCAAGTTCAAGATTGACAAATCTTCATACTTCAACCGTCTCAGGTTTCAATCATCTCCCATCAAGTTcgcattcatctccttcttcctcctctgtCTCATCTCCCTACTCTTCCTCCGATCTCCACCGTCCGTTAACTCCTCCCAATCCGACCCATCTCGCCGCTCCCTCCGAACCTTCACCTATGGAGGACCCGCTTGGGAGAAACGCATCCGAGCCTCTGCTCGAACCCGAACCTCAAGCAACGGAATGACCGTCTTAGTCACCGGAGCAGCCGGTTTCGTCGGTACACACGTCTCCTCCGCTTTAAAACGCCGCGGAGACGGCGTCATCGGCCTAGACAACTTCAACGACTACTACGACCCTTCTCTGAAACGTGCGAGACAAGCTTTACTAGAGAGAAGCGGCGTCTTCATCGTGGAGGGAGACATAAACGACGTTGAACTCCTCCGTAAGCTCTTCAAGATCGTCACCTTCACTCACGTCATGCATCTAGCCGCTCAAGCAGGAGTTAGGTACGCAATGGAGAACCCTAGCTCGTATGTTCACAGCAACATCGCTGGACTAGTCAACCTCCTTGAGGTCTGCAAAGCGGCTAACCCGCAACCAGCCATCGTCTGGGCTTCCTCTAGCTCCGTCTATGGACTCAACACGAAGGTACCCTTCTCCGAGAAAGACAGAACAGACCAACCGGCTAGCTTATACGCCGCCACGAAGAAAGCTGGTGAAGAGATAGCTCATACTTACAACCACATCTACGGGCTATCCCTTACAGGACTAAGGTTCTTCACCGTGTACGGACCATGGGGAAGACCAGACATGGCGTACTTCTTCTTCACTAAAGACATTCTCAAAGGGAAGTCCATATCGATCTTCGAGTCGGCTAACCACGGCACGGTGGCGAGAGACTTCACTTACATAGACGACATCGTGAAAGGATGTTTAGGAGCGCTTGATACGGCGGAGAAGAGTACAGGAACCGGAGGGAAGAAGAGAGGTCCGGCGCAGCTGAGAGTGTTTAACCTCGGGAACACGTCGCCGGTGCCGGTTTCCGATCTGGTGAGTATACTGGAGAGGCAGCTGAAAGTTAAGGCAAAGAGGAACGTGATCAAGATGCCGCGAAACGGCGACGTTCCGTTCACTCATGCTAATATCAGCTTAGCTCAGCGTGAGCTTGGGTATAAACCGACCACGGATTTGCAGACGGGATTGAAGAAGTTCGTGAGGTGGTACCTTAGTTATTACTCCGGTGGTAAGAAAGCCGCCGCGAGATGATTTTTCGTGTTTTGTTTTgagtaattatatttaatttatttatgttacTTGTCTGGTACGTAACTGTtgtattaaaatttgattcatctTCATATAAAACAATGTTACTTCTTCAGCACGTAACTGTGACTGATCACctacatatatattaaacaaagaAGAACAAGTAGTCATTGTCAACAAGTTTAGAAATCGTATTTAGTTCTTCCACTACCTAAAACAAGACACAACATATCTGGAATGTTCGAAGTAGATTTGTAAAAGTTCCATGCCTCTAGCATTAGTCGTTTTCTTGATCCTTTGAAGTGAACAAtctgcgtttttttttttgttcagagTAATGAGAATATGATGAAtagatttgtgattttttttttttttggggtttgtGAGAGTACCTTGACATCTAATGGCAAGCCATGAAACTGACCAGCACCTTCAGGAGGCGTCCAGTTGTATAGGGCACATGGTAAAAACAGCACTGAAGCTCCAGCTATTTCTTGTGTGAACGCTTGTGGCTTTGTGAATCTCTTTGCGTCAAATGAAGGATGGGATTTGACAACCCATACCAGAGCCAATTGATCACCAAGCATACGCGATGCCTTCATGTATTTGGTTTTGTAAGCTTTTAAGACTTGTTCAAGAAAAATTTTAGCCCTGCATTTTTTTGGAACCGCATGTAAGACAAAGCATCAATACTGAGCGTATACATATGAATTTCCTGACTAGCATTCGAGGTTTAGACATTGATTCCAAAGAGACAAGTGGTGCTTTTAACTATAAGAGATTTTGCTTAACGAGGATAGATTAGGGATAGATGCACAAACCTTATGATCCCTTCACGGGTTCCTCTCACTGCTATAAAACCTGAGTTCAGAGGTTGATCTTTATTGTTTCTGAATGTGAGAGCTATGTGGAAGTTTGGATGCTTGTCAAATATAGTCTCGATGTTATCAACCACAGCTATATCAGAATCAGTGAAGATATAGTGGTTTATCACACCATCATTCTCCTCGAGCTTCATCTCAAGAAAGGTCTGCAGAGCCAAATTTTAACCAAATAAAAAGTCACGACCCATCTATCAATAACTCATAAACGTTTAGGTGAGATCTTAAGAGAAATGGATACCAGATAAATAGAGAGATAGGCAAAAGCAAACAATAGTATGGATTCTACCAAAGGTATTAGTGTGATTGTGCTCTTACAATGTAAGACCTGATTCTTTGAAGCATCAGGTTAGCACGTGAATAATCACCAGGAATAGGCTCTACCATCACGTTGCTTGCTTGGATAGAAAGTTGAGAAGCTGGATCAGTCAATATGACAACGCTGCTCTTGGGCATACTCACCtacataaacaaaaacataactTTCTTTCAGTAGATATCAGACGCAGTAGCTAAGAAACAACACCAAAAGTTTGACAAAAAGTTACCTGAATGAAGTAGGCGAATGCGTTTAGAACAGCCATTGACCTCTCTGGCTTGCTGTAGGTAACATTCCCAACAACAGAAACCATATTGGAGGACTTCAGATCACTGACGGATGTGTTATTATAAACAGTAAACACTGTGACAAAAGAAACACCATTTCCAGCAGCACCAGACACATGAGAAGTTGTAGTGTGTGTCTTGGTCAGAGCCTTCGTGCCTAAACAAAACATAGACAATGTAAGAAACACAAGGTAACACCAACAAGAATACCATTTTCAAAGTTGTATCATAGCATTGAAGCAACAAGACAAGCTAAGCTATGGATTCAAAATGGTTATCAAGACAAAGTCCTGAGAGACGAGGATTTGTGTTCTTGCCCTAAGTTCAGGACACAGCAACATTTGCTCAGATCTGTGTCTCCACAAATACAAATCAAAGATTGCGATTCATATCCGAGAGCTATAAGTGCTTATGTGACCAACTACTAGCAAAATCTAACCTCGGCAATGCAATCTATCGGGAAAGCCGACTCCAGAATCAGGAACGAGCACAAGGTGATCTAGTTTCTTGTTACGAGTGTTTGGCGCTTCGTTCTTAGCTCTAGTCGAAGAAGAATAATCAACAAGTGACGAGAGGTGAGGAAGAACAACGAGTACGGGGACAAGC
The window above is part of the Brassica napus cultivar Da-Ae chromosome C3, Da-Ae, whole genome shotgun sequence genome. Proteins encoded here:
- the LOC106429645 gene encoding 3-phosphoshikimate 1-carboxyvinyltransferase, chloroplastic-like, with product MAQASRICQNQNPCVISNLSKSNQRKSPFSVSLKTHQISSWGLKKSNNGSVIRPVRVTASVSTAEKSSEIVLQPIREISGLIKLPGSKSLSNRILLLAALSEGTTVVDNLLNSDDINYMLDALKKLGLNVERDSENNRAVVEGCGGIFPASLDSKSDIELYLGNAGTAMRPLTAAVTAAGGNASYILDGVPRMRERPIGDLVVGLKQLGADVECTLGTNCPPVRVNANGGLPGGKVKLSGSISSQYLTALLMAAPLALGDVEIEIVDKLISVPYVEMTLKLMERFGVSAEHSDSWDRFFVKGGQKYKSPGNAYVEGDASSASYFLAGAAITGETVTVEGCGTTSLQGDVKFAEVFEKMGCKVSWTENSVTVTGPSRDAFGMRHLRAVDVNMNKMPDVAMTLAVVALFADGPTTIRDVASWRVKETERMIAICTELRKLGATVEEGSDYCVITPPAKLKPSEIDTYDDHRMAMAFSLAACADVPVTIKDPGCTRKTFPDYFQVLESITKH
- the BNAC03G25280D gene encoding uncharacterized protein BNAC03G25280D, which encodes MVSRRDYRSLRSCTGWRRFLLLVPVLVVLPHLSSLVDYSSSTRAKNEAPNTRNKKLDHLVLVPDSGVGFPDRLHCRGTKALTKTHTTTSHVSGAAGNGVSFVTVFTVYNNTSVSDLKSSNMVSVVGNVTYSKPERSMAVLNAFAYFIQVSMPKSSVVILTDPASQLSIQASNVMVEPIPGDYSRANLMLQRIRSYITFLEMKLEENDGVINHYIFTDSDIAVVDNIETIFDKHPNFHIALTFRNNKDQPLNSGFIAVRGTREGIIRAKIFLEQVLKAYKTKYMKASRMLGDQLALVWVVKSHPSFDAKRFTKPQAFTQEIAGASVLFLPCALYNWTPPEGAGQFHGLPLDVKIVHFKGSRKRLMLEAWNFYKSTSNIPDMLCLVLGSGRTKYDF
- the LOC106429592 gene encoding UDP-glucuronate 4-epimerase 4; translated protein: MSRLDDIPSSPGKFKIDKSSYFNRLRFQSSPIKFAFISFFLLCLISLLFLRSPPSVNSSQSDPSRRSLRTFTYGGPAWEKRIRASARTRTSSNGMTVLVTGAAGFVGTHVSSALKRRGDGVIGLDNFNDYYDPSLKRARQALLERSGVFIVEGDINDVELLRKLFKIVTFTHVMHLAAQAGVRYAMENPSSYVHSNIAGLVNLLEVCKAANPQPAIVWASSSSVYGLNTKVPFSEKDRTDQPASLYAATKKAGEEIAHTYNHIYGLSLTGLRFFTVYGPWGRPDMAYFFFTKDILKGKSISIFESANHGTVARDFTYIDDIVKGCLGALDTAEKSTGTGGKKRGPAQLRVFNLGNTSPVPVSDLVSILERQLKVKAKRNVIKMPRNGDVPFTHANISLAQRELGYKPTTDLQTGLKKFVRWYLSYYSGGKKAAAR